One Camelina sativa cultivar DH55 chromosome 3, Cs, whole genome shotgun sequence genomic window carries:
- the LOC104773785 gene encoding 10 kDa chaperonin, mitochondrial-like, giving the protein MMKRLMPTFNRILVQKVIQPAKTESGILLPEKSSKLNSGRVVAVGPGSRDKDGKLIPVSVKEGDTVLLPEYGGTQVKLGENE; this is encoded by the exons atGATGAAGCGTCTGATGCCAACGTTCAACCGGATCCTGGTTCAGAAAGTGATCCAGCCTGCTAAAACCGAAAGCGGCATTCTCCTCCCCGAGAAATCCTCCAAG CTGAACTCAGGCAGGGTGGTAGCTGTTGGACCTGGATCAAGGGATAAAGACGGGAAATTGATTCCGGTCTCTGTGAAGGAAGGCGACACTGTTCTTCTTCCAGAGTACGGCGGCACACAGGTCAAGCTCGGCGAGAACGAGTAA
- the LOC104773799 gene encoding uncharacterized protein LOC104773799, protein MEAIVLIPFPSSPLRFHPLRTTQRIATGTSKRRRASTTVCADYYRGGRTVDENMVVLRKRIHEMKMVERNYEPPSHWMQWEKRLYCNYDATICDAISLLQTFLMNSRPSVAFGTMLVLLVSVPVSSAVFALRILDLALWLLVAAHVV, encoded by the coding sequence ATGGAAGCTATAGTACTGATCCCGTTCCCATCGTCGCCACTCAGGTTCCACCCATTGAGGACAACACAAAGGATCGCCACCGGAACGTCCAAGAGAAGACGAGCTTCCACCACCGTGTGTGCTGACTACTACCGAGGAGGAAGAACGGTGGACGAGAACATGGTTGTCCTCAGGAAACGGATCCACGAGATGAAGATGGTTGAGCGAAACTATGAACCTCCTTCTCATTGGATGCAATGGGAGAAGCGTTTATATTGTAACTACGACGCTACTATATGTGACGCAATCTCTCTTCTCCAAACTTTTCTTATGAACTCTCGTCCTAGCGTCGCGTTTGGAACGATGCTTGTTCTCCTCGTCAGCGTTCCTGTTTCCTCTGCCGTTTTTGCGCTTCGCATCCTCGATTTAGCTCTTTGGCTTTTGGTCGCCGCTCACGTAGTATGA
- the LOC104773819 gene encoding uncharacterized protein LOC104773819, translating to MLGAGFQLTQQLQRAQSDLSNGCRSIHSKERDSGSALHKPNVSEASSSNVERFLKSVTPSVPAHYFSKTTVKERRGSDVELQVPYFVLGDVWESFAEWSAYGIGVPLTLNNNNKDRVFQYYVPSLSGIQVYADVDAFTSSLQPRRQGEESESDFRDSSSEGSSSESERGLCYSKEQISARMDQLSLRKEHNEDSSSDDGEPLSSQGRLMFEYLERDLPYIREPFADKMSDLASKFPELKTLRSCDLLPSSWFSVAWYPIYKIPTGPTVKDLDACFLTYHSLHTPFQGAGITTHPMYAVQPRESVEKMELPVFGLASYKLRGSVWTSLGGSGHQVANSLFQAADNWLRLRQVNHPDFTFFCRR from the exons ATGTTGGGAGCTGGATTTCAGTTGACTCAGCAGCTTCAGAGAGCTCAGAGCGACCTTTCCAATGGCTGCAGATCGATCCACAGTAAGGAACGCGATAGCGGGTCTGCATTGCACAAACCCAATGTTTCCGAGGCATCTTCAAGTAATGTCGAACGATTTCTGAAATCGGTCACACCATCTGTGCCTGCCCACTATTTCTCTAAG ACAAcagtaaaagaaagaagaggtaGTGATGTTGAGTTGCAAGTTCCTTACTTTGTTCTTGGAGATGTTTGGGAATCTTTTGCTGAGTGGAGTGCTTATGGTATTGGAGTTCCTCTCACTttgaataacaacaacaaagatcgAGTCTTTCAATACTATGTGCCTTCCCTTTCCGGCATTCAAGTATATGCTGATGTTGATGCCTTCACTTCATCTCTTCAACCAAG GCGGCAAGGTGAGGAGAGCGAAAGTGATTTCAGGGATTCAAGCAGTGAAGGAAGCAGTAGTGAATCTGAAAGAGGACTCTGTTATTCAAAAGAGCAGATCTCTGCTAGAATGGACCAACTCTCATTGAGAAAGGAGCATAACGAAGACTCTTCTAGTGATGATGGCGAGCCTTTAAGCTCTCAAGGTCGTTTGATGTTTGAGTATCTAGAACGTGATCTTCCCTACATCCGTGAACCCTTTGCCGACAAG ATGTCTGACCTTGCCTCTAAATTTCCCGAGCTGAAGACGCTAAGAAGCTGTGATTTATTACCTTCAAGCTGGTTTTCTGTGGCATG GTACCCAATTTACAAAATACCCACAGGACCGACAGTTAAGGATCTGGATGCTTGTTTCTTGACCTATCATTCCCTTCACACACCCTTTCAAG GTGCAGGCATCACAACACATCCCATGTATGCGGTGCAGCCAAGAGAGAGTGTTGAGAAGATGGAGCTTCCTGTATTTGGTCTCGCCTCATACAAGTTGAGAGGTTCTGTATGGACAAGCTTGGGGGGATCTGGTCACCAGGTAGCGAATTCCCTCTTCCAAGCCGCAGACAATTGGCTGAGGTTGCGTCAAGTGAACCATCCTGATTTCACCTTCTTCTGCCGACGGTGA
- the LOC104773806 gene encoding sulfhydryl oxidase 1, with protein MSLLHLFLLVGLLSLGAAASVSPGSRSILRDIGINNSDQKDNAVELNATNFDSVFQDSSAKYAVLEFFAHWCPACRNYKPHYEKVAKLFNGADAVHPGVVLMTRVDCALKMNVQLCDKFSINHFPMLFWAPPKKFVDSSWKPKQEKSEISVVDEWRTADLLLSWINKQIGSSYGLNDQKFGNLLPNISDHEQISQAIFDIEEATEEAFGIILSLKAIKSSETGTSFIRFLQLLVAHHPSRRCRKGSAEILVNFDDLCPSGECSYDQEAGAKDTLRNYHICGKDIPRGNYMFCRGSKNETRGFSCGLWVLMHSLSVRIEDGESQFAFTTICDFINNFFMCDDCRQHFHDMCLSVKTPFKKARDIVLWLWSTHNKVNERLKKDEESLGTGDPKFPKMIWPPKQLCPSCYLSSTQKSIDWDHDEVYKFLKKYYGEKLVSIYKKNSVSARKEEVVVAAEEMAVPTNALVVPVGAALAIALASCAFGALACYWRTQQKNRKSHYLKRYSSNYMVMNTFGNSESEREKER; from the exons ATGTCTTTGCTACACTTGTTTCTGCTCGTGGGTTTGCTGAGCCTTGGAGCTGCGGCGTCGGTTTCGCCGGGATCGCGCTCGATTCTCCGAGACATCGGCATCAACAACTCCGATCAGAAAGATAACGCTGTCGAATTGAACGCTACCAACTTTGATTCAGTCTTCCAAGACTCTTCCGCCAAATATGCCGTTTTGGAGTTCTTCGCTCACTG GTGTCCTGCATGTAGAAACTACAAG CCACATTATGAAAAAGTTGCAAAGCTATTCAATGGAGCAGACGCTGTACATCCTGGTGTCGTTTTGATGACCAGGGTCGATTGTGCTTTAAAG ATGAATGTACAGCTCTGTGACAAGTTCTCCATCAATCATTTTCCAATGCTCTTTTGGGCTCCTCCCAAAAAGTTCGTTGATAGCAGCTGGAAACCTAAGCAAGAGAAAAGTGAGATTAGCGTAGTCGATGAATGGCGCACTGCTGATCTTTTGTTGAGCTGGATCAACAAGCAGATAGGCAG TTCTTACGGCTTGAATGATCAGAAATTTGGAAATCTCTTGCCAAATATATCTGACCACGAACAG ATTTCTCAGGCCATATTTGACATTGAGGAGGCAACTGAAGAAGCTTTTGGTATCATTTTGTCGCTTAAG GCAATCAAGTCATCTGAAACTGGTACTTCGTTTATCAGGTTTCTGCAGCTTTTAGTGGCACATCATCCTTCAAGAAG GTGTCGTAAGGGCAGTGCTGAAATTCTCGtgaattttgatgatttatgtCCGTCAGGAGAATGCTCTTATGACCAGGAAGCTGGTGCTAAAGATACCCTACGAAACTACCATATATGTGGGAAGGATATTCCTCGGGGAAATTAC ATGTTTTGCCGTGGCAGCAAGAACGAAACTAGGGGATTCAG CTGCGGATTATGGGTTTTGATGCATTCACTTTCAGTGAGgattgaagatggagaaagtCAATTTGCATTCACGACCATTTGTGATTTCATCAACAACTTCTTCATGTGTGATGATTGCCGTCAGCATTTTCACGACATGTGCTTAAG CGTCAAAACTCCGTTTAAAAAGGCACGTGATATCGTCTTGTGGCTGTGGAGCACACACAACAAGGTCAACGAGAGACTCAAGAAGGATGAAGAGTCTCTGGGAACAGGAGACCCCAAGTTCCCAAAGATGATATGGCCACCGAAGCAGCTTTGCCCATCGTGTTATCTATCGAGCACTCAGAAAAGCATTGACTGGGATCATGATGAAGTCTACAAATTCTTGAAGAAGTACTACGGAGAGAAACTGGTGTctatttacaagaaaaatagtGTCAGTGCAAGGAAGGAGGAGGTGGTTGTAGCTGCAGAAGAGATGGCAGTGCCTACCAATGCTCTGGTTGTGCCAGTGGGAGCTGCATTGGCCATAGCACTTGCAAGCTGCGCATTCGGGGCGCTCGCCTGCTACTGGAGGACGCAGCAGAAGAACCGGAAGTCGCACTATTTAAAGAGATATAGTAGTAACTATATGGTTATGAACACATTCGGTAACAGTGAAAGCGAAAGGGAAAAGGAGAGATGA
- the LOC104773836 gene encoding auxin-responsive protein IAA34-like isoform X1 → MISCVCVADKKCCRNMCYKIWTCGVPPYPLHLVASDKQQKDHKLTLCFLKATMDSDLQGFSPSFPKYHPYYPLTMECGGLIDLGLSLRTIQNETYLTSGHKHCSNEGDRRKWGYVKVTMDGFVVGRKVCVLDHGGYSTLAHQLEDMFGTQSVSGLKLFQMESEFSLVFRDEEGIWRNAVDVPWKEFVESVERLRITRRNDVILPF, encoded by the exons ATGATTTCATGTGTTTGTGTTGCTGACAAGAAATGTTGCAGAAATATGTGTTACAAAATCTGGACCTGTGGTGTGCCTCCCTATCCCTTGCACTTAGTGGCATcagacaaacaacaaaaagaccACAAACTGACCCTTTGCTTTTTG AAAGCAACAATGGACTCAGACCTACAGGGTTTTTCCCCAAGTTTTCCCAAGTATCATCCATATTACCCTCTGACCATGGAGTGTGGAGGCCTAATCGATTTAGGTCTCAGCCTGAGAACCATACAAAATGAGACTTACCTCACATCTGGCCACA AACATTGTAGTAACGAAGGAGACAGACGGAAGTGGGGTTATGTAAAGGTCACTATGGATGGGTTTGTGGTAGGTCGCaaggtttgtgttcttgatcatgGAGGCTATTCAACTCTTGCTCATCAGCTCGAGGACATGTTCG GGACGCAGAGTGTGTCGGGACTGAAGTTGTTTCAGATGGAGTCTGAGTTCTCTTTGGTCTTCAGAGACGAAGAAGGTATCTGGAGGAATGCTGTCGATGTTCCATGGAA GGAGTTCGTAGAAAGCGTAGAGCGGCTGAGAATCACAAGAAGAAACGATGTTATACTTCCCTTTTGA
- the LOC104773793 gene encoding LOW QUALITY PROTEIN: serine carboxypeptidase-like 50 (The sequence of the model RefSeq protein was modified relative to this genomic sequence to represent the inferred CDS: inserted 1 base in 1 codon) gives MVNVPTLFFLLSILFLSVSVESLPPPPLFPDETLPTKSGYLPVKPAPGSSMFYAFYEAQKPTTPLPDTPLLVWLQGGPGCSSMIGNFYELGPWRVVSRATELERNPGAWNRLFGLLFVDNPIGVGFSIAASKANIPTNQRQVAEHLYAALVEFLEQNPGFENRPVYFTGESYAGKYVPAIGYYILKEKPNGKVNLKGLAIGNGLTDPVTQVQTHAVNVYYSGLVNAKQRVELEKAQEISVALVKSEKWREAADARSDVLDILSNMTGLATLYNTKRSIPYRTDLVVDLLNQREAKRVLGVSETMRFEECSEEVEDVLRGDVMKSVKYMVEYVLERTQVLLYXGMLDLRDGVVSTEEWMKTMNWSGLEKFSTAERRVWKDGDGAVAGYVQRWGNLCHVAVSEAGHFVPTDKDMNSRDMIEGWV, from the exons ATGGTGAACGTCCCtacactcttcttcttgctttccATTCTCTTTCTCTCCGTCTCCGTCGAGTCTCTTCCGCCTCCTCCACTATTTCCCGATGAAACTCTCCCCACTAAATCCGGCTACCTCCCGGTTAAACCCGCACCCGGCTCCTCAATGTTCTATGCCTTTTACGAAGCCCAAAAGCCGACCACACCTCTTCCCGACACTCCGCTTCTGGTTTGGCTCCAAGGTGGGCCAGGATGCTCTTCCATGATTGGTAACTTTTACGAGCTTGGCCCTTGGCGCGTAGTTTCACGTGCCACAGAGCTAGAGCGCAACCCCGGCGCTTGGAATCGTCTCTTCGGGTTACTTTTTGTGGATAACCCCATAGGAGTCGGATTCAGCATCGCCGCCTCAAAAGCAAACATACCAACAAATCAGAGACAAGTCGCTGAGCATCTCTACGCAGCTCTCGTGGAGTTCCTTGAGCAAAACCCAGGCTTTGAAAACCGACCAGTTTACTTCACCGGCGAGAGCTACGCTGGCAAGTACGTTCCAGCCATTGGATACTATATCCTTAAAGAGAAACCAAACGGGAAAGTGAATCTAAAAGGCCTAGCCATTGGAAACGGGCTGACCGACCCGGTGACCCAGGTCCAGACACATGCGGTCAACGTGTACTACTCGGGTTTAGTCAACGCAAAACAGAGAGTTGAACTGGAGAAAGCGCAGGAGATATCCGTGGCTCTCGTGAAGTCCGAGAAATGGCGTGAAGCAGCAGACGCGAGAAGTGACGTGTTGGACATACTGAGTAACATGACGGGACTAGCGACGCTCTACAACACGAAACGTTCGATTCCGTACAGAACAGACCTCGTGGTGGACCTTCTGAACCAGAGAGAGGCTAAGCGTGTTTTGGGAGTGAGCGAGACGATGCGCTTTGAGGAATGCAgcgaagaagtagaagatgtGTTGCGGGGAGACGTGATGAAGAGCGTGAAGTATATGGTGGAATACGTATTGGAGAGGACTCAAGTGTTGCTGT AAGGCATGTTGGATCTACGAGACGGCGTCGTTTCGACGGAAGAGTGGATGAAGACTATGAACTGGTCGGGACTGGAGAAGTTCTCGACTGCGGAGAGGCGGGTGTGGAAAGACGGCGACGGTGCTGTCGCTGGGTATGTTCAGAGATGGGGGAATTTATGCCACGTGGCGGTTTCGGAAGCTGGTCATTTTGTTCCGACAGACAAAGATATGAACTCAAGGGATATGATCGAAGGTTGGGTTTAG
- the LOC104773770 gene encoding uncharacterized protein LOC104773770, giving the protein MTILDVCSEILKIQKLRRGVSYAGFYCFTAALTFFYTNNTTRAGYSRGDQFYASYPAGTELLTDTAKLYKAALGTCYESEDWGPVEFCIMAKHFERQGKSPYVYHSQYMAHLLSQGQLDGSG; this is encoded by the exons ATGACGATCTTGGATGTTTGCTCAGAGATTTTGAAGATACAGAAGCTACGACGGGGTGTCTCTTACGCTGGATTCTATTGCTTTACTGCTGCTCTCACATTCTTCTATACAAACAACAC GACAAGAGCAGGATATTCTAGGGGCGATCAGTTTTATGCATCTTACCCTGCCGGCACGGAACTTCTGACCGACACAGCTAAG CTTTACAAAGCGGCGCTTGGGACTTGCTATGAATCTGAGGATTGGGGTCCTGTCGAGTTCTGCATAATGGCTAAGCATTTTGAGCGCCAGGGAAAATCTCCATACGTTTACCACTCT CAATACATGGCTCACCTTCTTTCTCAAGGCCAACTCGATGGAAGTGGCTAG
- the LOC104773813 gene encoding uncharacterized protein LOC104773813, which yields MVVANDLSSKIIPRVLIVSRRTLRKNKYVDFVGEYHLDLIVSSGAVPVIVPRVNGIHSMLQSFEPIHGVLLCEGEDVDPSLYADSESSSVLSPEEMEEIRKVHAEDMTIDREKDSIELTLARLCLDRNIPFLGICRGSQILNVAAGGTLYQDIDKEVVTTSRTKHIDYDNYDGHRHEAIIVEETPLHKWFEEMDIMVNSYHHQGVKRLAQRFVAMAHAPDGLIEGFYDPDRYDPEEGQFLMGLQFHPERMRLSGSDEFDYPGCALVYQEFVKAVTAFQKKQVNGTQMEMKRKTKTLVKSFSQTEFLEANTVLSKQQENRLKQVGATVRNSCVYMKRMKRKEEQERAMEKLSAERLSDLLSFHHMMARLCSDAIKRKLLEPTDRTIEFSSFLNY from the exons ATGGTGGTGGCTAATGATCTCTCGTCCAAGATTATCCCTCGAGTTCTCATCGTCTCTCGTCGGACTCTCCGCAAAAACAAGTACGTGGACTTCGTAGGAGAGTACCATCTCGATCTCATCGTTTCCTCCGGTGCTGTCCCTGTCATCGTACCACGTGTCAATGGGATCCATTCTATGCTCCAGAGCTTTGAGCCAATTCATGGCGTCCTCCTCTGCGAAGGAGAAGACGTCGACCCTTCTCTCTATGCCGACTCAGAATCCTCATCAGTTCTCTCTCCCGAGGAGATGGAGGAGATCAGGAAAGTGCATGCAGAGGACATGACGATCGATCGAGAGAAAGACAGCATCGAGCTGACTCTTGCCAGACTCTGTCTCGACAGAAACATTCCTTTCTTAGGCATTTGTCGTGGCTCTCAGATTCTCAACGTTGCCGCAGGCGGAACTCTTTACCAAGACATCGACAAGGAAGTTGTAACCACGAGTAGGACGAAGCATATAGATTACGACAACTACGATGGACATAGGCACGAGGCTATAATCGTGGAGGAGACGCCGTTGCATAAGTGGTTCGAAGAGATGGATATAATGGTGAACTCGTATCACCATCAGGGTGTGAAGAGACTGGCGCAACGTTTTGTGGCCATGGCTCACGCTCCTGATGGTTTGATTGAAGGGTTTTATGATCCTGATCGATATGATCCAGAGGAAGGTCAGTTCTTGATGGGTCTGCAGTTTCATCCTGAGAGGATGAGGCTCTCAGGCTCTGATGAGTTTGATTATCCCGGATGCGCTTTAGTTTATCAGGAGTTTGTGAAAGCTGTGACAGCATTTCAGAAGAAACAAGTAAACGGAACACAGATGGAGATGAAGAGGAAAACCAAGACGCTCGTCAAGAGCTTCTCCCAAACTGAGTTTCTAGAG GCAAATACGGTTCTAAGCAAGCAACAAGAGAATAGGTTGAAGCAGGTGGGTGCGACGGTGAGGAACTCGTGTGTGTATATGAAAAGGATGAAGAGGAAAGAGGAGCAAGAGAGAGCAATGGAAAAGTTGTCGGCTGAGAGGCTGTCTGATCTGCTTTCCTTCCACCATATGATGGCTCGTCTTTGTTCTGATGCCATCAAGAGAAAGCTGCTAGAACCAACAGATAGGACCATTGAGTTTTCCTCTTTCCTCAACTATTAG
- the LOC104773836 gene encoding auxin-responsive protein IAA34-like isoform X2, producing the protein MDSDLQGFSPSFPKYHPYYPLTMECGGLIDLGLSLRTIQNETYLTSGHKHCSNEGDRRKWGYVKVTMDGFVVGRKVCVLDHGGYSTLAHQLEDMFGTQSVSGLKLFQMESEFSLVFRDEEGIWRNAVDVPWKEFVESVERLRITRRNDVILPF; encoded by the exons ATGGACTCAGACCTACAGGGTTTTTCCCCAAGTTTTCCCAAGTATCATCCATATTACCCTCTGACCATGGAGTGTGGAGGCCTAATCGATTTAGGTCTCAGCCTGAGAACCATACAAAATGAGACTTACCTCACATCTGGCCACA AACATTGTAGTAACGAAGGAGACAGACGGAAGTGGGGTTATGTAAAGGTCACTATGGATGGGTTTGTGGTAGGTCGCaaggtttgtgttcttgatcatgGAGGCTATTCAACTCTTGCTCATCAGCTCGAGGACATGTTCG GGACGCAGAGTGTGTCGGGACTGAAGTTGTTTCAGATGGAGTCTGAGTTCTCTTTGGTCTTCAGAGACGAAGAAGGTATCTGGAGGAATGCTGTCGATGTTCCATGGAA GGAGTTCGTAGAAAGCGTAGAGCGGCTGAGAATCACAAGAAGAAACGATGTTATACTTCCCTTTTGA